The window AGCAACGCTACCCGTTATTGCAGAAGTGGCAAAAGAACAAGGTGTGAAACCTTGTCGTCCACTGTCTACAGCGGTCGTTGCAGCTCAGATAGGTATCACTGCCTCGCCAATTTCCGCTGCGGTTGTGTATATGGCATCAGTCATGGAAAACCCTGCGATGGTTGGTGCTGGAAACACAGTTAGCTATATCACGCTGTTAGGTATTTTATTACCCGCTACCTTCTTAGCTATCATTCTGATGTCTTTCATTATCTCTTGGACATTCAATTCAAAACTGTCTGATGACCCAATCTACCAGAAACGTTTAGCTGAAGGCCTTGTTGAATTGCGCGGTAGCCAAGCAAAAGAGATCAAGGCAGGTGCTAAATCGTCTGTACTGTTGTTCCTACTCGGCGTTATTGGCGTCGTTTGTTACGCAATTATCAACAGCCCAAGTTTAGGCATTGTTGAAACACCGCTGATGAACACCACCAACGCAATTTTGATTATCATGTTAACCGTAGCAACGTTAATCACTATTCTGTGCCGTGTAAACACTGATGCTATCTTGAATTCAAGTACCTTTAAAGCAGGTATGAGCGCATGTATTTGTATCTTAGGTGTCGCTTGGTTAGGTGATACTTTCGTACAGCATAACATCGACTGGATTAAAGAAACTGCGGGTGACCTGATCCACGAGCATTCATGGATGTTAGCCGTTATTTTCTTCTTCTGTTCTGCGCTGTTATATTCTCAAGCAGCAACAGCCAAAGCACTGATGCCAATGGCTTTAGCACTCAATGTTAGCCCATTAACCGCTATCGCTTCATTCTCAGCCGTATCTGGTCTGTTCATTCTGCCTACTTACCCAACTCTGGTTGCGGCAGTACAAATGGATGACACAGGGACTACGCGCATTGGTAAATTTGTCTTTAACCACCCATTCTTTATTCCGGGAACCATTGCCGTTGCACTAGCAGTTACATTTGGCTTCCTATTCGGTGGAATGATCCTCTAGTACTGTGTAAAGCCTGATTTATAGCTTGAAAACCCGTGGCATGGTTCACGGGTTTTTATGTTTAAATGTCATTTTTAATTATCACTACTATCATGATAATTAATATTAAGCCTAAAAAATAAACTGCCTATATTATTTCTTTTCACACATTCAATTTAATAATTTTCGTAAAATATATTAATTATAGCCTTCCAATATCTATTCAATATCCACATTTCACGCTATATAAGAAGAATAAAAAAACCAAATTTGTCCAATGAAACATTTATATTAATAATGTCTATATAAGTGTAACAAGCAATGAATATATTGATTAAAAACCAGCTAAATAACACGAGCTTTTCCTAAAAAAAACAAAAGAAATATATCTTCAAAGAACCGCAATACTTAGAATATAACACCAAGTTAAATAGTCAAAAGCAATAGCTTTGCAATAAAAACCCAAAATAGAGGCACTTAAAACTCTTTTTATGAGTACAACGAATAGGTGTTATCTATTGATCAACTAAAATCAATCCGCAATAAATATTGGTAATAACGCGCTCATCCTTGTTTAATAAATATCAAAAATGCCGTCATGGCTTTTTTGCCATCTTTAAATCGATACTTAAGATATAAAATAAAGCCATTAGTTTAATAACTAACCTTAAAAACATCAATTTATTTGGAGGAGGAATGTTAAATACTCAGAGAAATAACAGTACCGATATTTCTAGTTATATTGGAACCTATTTAAAACAGCGTAGAAAAGCGGTTGGTTTAACCGGAGCGCAGCTTGCTTCACGATTAAGTATTAGTCAACAGCAAGTGTCGCGTTATGAAAGAGGCAAAAACGCCATTACCATACAGGGGCTATTGGAGATTTTACAAGCTCTTGAACTCAGAAAACATGATGTCGATGACTTTATGAAAAAAATATTTCAGTTCTACTATATCGATGTTGCGTTAGAAGCGAAGTTGATTAATTAAGGTTCTAATCTAAATTTGAAGTAATCCATTCATTTAGATTCAGGGGGGATTATTCCCCCTCCTGTTTTTTTCATTTTTAAGATCATTATGTTACATAAAAAAAATAGTAATTTTGCGAGCTACGTACCTTCCCGGCAAATCCCTTGCTTACATAGTAAAGCGCTATAATTCAGCATTGATCATTGCTATGATGGAAAAAATAGACCTCATGGTGATGGAGTTGATTATGCCTATTCAGCGCGAAACGATTTTAAATCATGCTTTAAACCAATTGGAAATTCAGGGTTTATCCGCATCTACAGAAAATTTACTCAGTGAAATTGAGTCTGATTTTTCGGCTATTCGCCAATTTTGGCCTGATGATGAAGCTCTCATTTATGATTGCTTACGTTTCCATGGGCAGCAAATTGAAATATGGCAGCGCCAAACTCTGCTAGATGAGTCTTTAAGCCCACAACAAAAATTAATGGCACGCTACCAACAATTATCAGAGAAAGTGAGCGAAGGTCGATTCCCGGGTTGCTTATTTATCTCCGCATGTAATTATTACCCAGATCCCGAGCATCCAATCCACCAGCTTAGCCGTTTGCAAAAAGATAACTCGTTTAACTTCACGAAAGATCTACTGGATGAACTAGATATTGAGGATTCTGAGCTTGTTGCCAACCAAATGGAACTCGTTCTTGAAGGGTGTTTAAATCGATTATTGATCCAACGTGATATAAAGGATGTCGAAACAGCTCAACACCTTTCTGAAGATATTTTGACGATTGCGTTATGCCGTAAAAAAGGGGCATTAAGCTAAAAAAGCCCCATTCGTGCGTTAAACAGCCATCTTTTGTTGAAAAAGAAAACACTCAGCAAAAAAAAGCGTTTTTTTATTAAAAACTCATTGACGCAAACAGCTATATACGGTTTAATGCGCCCCGTTGCCCGGATAGCTCAGTCGGTAGAGCAGGGGATTGAAAATCCCCGTGTCCTTGGTTCGATTCCGAGTCCGGGCACCACGCATTTATAACCCTCGCTTCGGCGGGGGTTTTTGCTTTTTAACGCTTTAAAACCCTTTCATTTTGTTCTTATCGCTTTATTACTTTATTAAGAAAAATCCATAACTTAACACTTTGAGACTATTTGCCCTATTTTCGCATCTATTTACAAGTATTATCGCTCCACGACTTTATATCGATATAATTAATGGATGAAAAATGGAACAGAAACCATACTCTAATAAATGGCAAAAGCGCTTTGAATTTTTTGATACCCATGGAGCCCCCGATACCCCTGCGTATAAAGACGCATTAAAAGCAGAATCATTCGGCGGACGGATCCTGATTAGTATGAACTTTTTTGCTTTTTTCTTTGGCATTATTTATTTTTTAATTCTCGGGTTATGGAAAAAAGGTTTAGTGTTATTGGGGATATCTATTGGTTTGGGTATCGTTCTTAATATCATTGATTTTATGATTGGTGGAACCATTCCTAACGGGGTTTATTCTGGGCTATCTATCGGTATCTCAGCACTTTGGGCGATGATTGCCAACTATGCATACTATCTAAAAGAAACCAAAGGGCTTGATGGCTGGAACCCGTTTGAAGGGATCCGTATGGTGTAACGCTAAAACATCACTACAAAATGGTTAATAAAAACCCCCAGTAATTGTTTTCCAACTATTGGGGGCCACTGTGGATTAAACCACTTTTTCTATATCAAGTAATC of the Providencia rettgeri genome contains:
- a CDS encoding anaerobic C4-dicarboxylate transporter, with the translated sequence MLAVEFIIVLLAIFLGARLGGIGIGFAGGLGVLVLAAIGVKPGTIPFDVISIIMAVIAAISAMQIAGGLDYLVAQTEKLLRRNPKYITILAPIVTYFLTLFAGTGNISLATLPVIAEVAKEQGVKPCRPLSTAVVAAQIGITASPISAAVVYMASVMENPAMVGAGNTVSYITLLGILLPATFLAIILMSFIISWTFNSKLSDDPIYQKRLAEGLVELRGSQAKEIKAGAKSSVLLFLLGVIGVVCYAIINSPSLGIVETPLMNTTNAILIIMLTVATLITILCRVNTDAILNSSTFKAGMSACICILGVAWLGDTFVQHNIDWIKETAGDLIHEHSWMLAVIFFFCSALLYSQAATAKALMPMALALNVSPLTAIASFSAVSGLFILPTYPTLVAAVQMDDTGTTRIGKFVFNHPFFIPGTIAVALAVTFGFLFGGMIL
- a CDS encoding helix-turn-helix domain-containing protein, with product MLNTQRNNSTDISSYIGTYLKQRRKAVGLTGAQLASRLSISQQQVSRYERGKNAITIQGLLEILQALELRKHDVDDFMKKIFQFYYIDVALEAKLIN
- a CDS encoding transcriptional regulator codes for the protein MPIQRETILNHALNQLEIQGLSASTENLLSEIESDFSAIRQFWPDDEALIYDCLRFHGQQIEIWQRQTLLDESLSPQQKLMARYQQLSEKVSEGRFPGCLFISACNYYPDPEHPIHQLSRLQKDNSFNFTKDLLDELDIEDSELVANQMELVLEGCLNRLLIQRDIKDVETAQHLSEDILTIALCRKKGALS
- a CDS encoding DUF2628 domain-containing protein; translated protein: MEQKPYSNKWQKRFEFFDTHGAPDTPAYKDALKAESFGGRILISMNFFAFFFGIIYFLILGLWKKGLVLLGISIGLGIVLNIIDFMIGGTIPNGVYSGLSIGISALWAMIANYAYYLKETKGLDGWNPFEGIRMV